One genomic segment of Penaeus chinensis breed Huanghai No. 1 chromosome 13, ASM1920278v2, whole genome shotgun sequence includes these proteins:
- the LOC125031389 gene encoding glycine, alanine and asparagine-rich protein-like, producing the protein MASFKSVLVILCLGLAAAEDSMREKRGFTGGAGYGGGYGGGHGGSGGGFLVVSGGGGGGHGPSAADIANQAAAQASAAAAGLKGAAAGAAGAAANQAAAIAAAASQTAQAAAAQKQSQAAQLTQARQGAHAAAYAESSLSGQAASAEEAAENAHKLALSVAGDLAAARHEAQAVVAQAFQALQAARDVRATQAAMAWQAQQAANALGLQQSVVVNDLQSALGAAAQAQAASAKALAKAKGSGGGYSGGFGGGFGYGH; encoded by the exons ATGGCTTCATTCAAGAGTGTTTTGGTCATCCTCTGCCTCG GCTTGGCCGCTGCTGAGGACAGTATGCGC GAGAAGCGTGGCTTCACTGGCGGCGCTGGTTATGGCGGCGGATACGGCGGCGGCCACGGTGGTAGCGGCGGCGGCTTCCTGGTCGTCAGCGGCGGGGGCGGCGGTGGCCACGGGCCCAGCGCCGCCGACATCGCTAACCAGGCTGCCGCGCAGgcctctgccgccgccgccggcCTCAAGGGCGCTGCCGCAGGCGCTGCCGGCGCTGCAGCCAACCAAGCCgccgccatcgccgccgccgcctcgcagACAGCCCAGGCCGCCGCCGCCCAGAAGCAGTCGCAGGCCGCCCAGCTGACGCAGGCCAGGCAGGGCGCCCACGCCGCCGCCTACGCCGAGTCCTCCCTGTCGGGGCAAGCCGCCTCCGCCGAGGAAGCGGCCGAGAACGCGCACAAACTCGCCCTGTCGGTGGCCGGCGACCTGGCCGCCGCCAGGCACGAGGCGCAGGCCGTGGTGGCACAGGCCTTCCAGGCACTTCAGGCTGCCCGGGACGTGCGAGCAACGCAGGCCGCCATGGCGTGGCAGGCGCAGCAGGCCGCAAATGCTCTGGGCCTGCAGCAGAGCGTGGTCGTAAACGACCTGCAATCCGCCCTGGGCGCCGCGGCGCAGGCGCAGGCGGCATCCGCCAAGGCGCTGGCCAAGGCCAAGGGCAGCGGAGGCGGGTATAGCGGCGGATTCGGGGGCGGCTTCGGGTACGGCCACTGA